From Mycobacterium colombiense CECT 3035:
CCGTCGCGAAGTAACCCGGCCCGCCGCCGACGTCGAGTAGCGTGCGGCCGGAAAGGGGCTCGGCGCGGGCGGCCCGCCACAGGTCGCCCACCATCGCGGCGGTGTCCGCCGCCAGGGCGCCGTAGAAGCGGGCCGGATCCGGCTGCTCGTAGCGAAATTCCGACAGCAACCGCACCGAGCGGGCCAGCGTCGCCCGGCGCGCGAAGAGCTCGGTGACCGCCACCGGCCACACCCTACGGATGTCCGGCGCTGCCGGACGCACATCATCGCCGGTTAGGCTGACCCTCGATGTCTTCCTTGCGCTCCGTGCTGCTGCTGTGCTGGCGCGATACCGGGCACCCGCAGGGCGGTGGCAGCGAAGCCTATCTGCAGCGCATCGGCGCGCAGCTGGCCGCGTCCGGCGTCGCCGTCACGCTGCGCACCGCCCGCTATTCCGGCGCGGCGCGCCGCGAGGTCGTCGACGGGGTGCGGATCACCCGGGCCGGGGGCCGCTACACGGTGTACATCTTCGCGCTGCTGGCGATGGCCGCGGCCCGGCTCGGGGTCGGGCCGCTGCGCAAGGTGCGGCCCGACGTGGTGATCGACACCCAGAACGGCCTCCCATTCCTGGCCCGGCTGATCTACGGCCGCCGGGTGGTGGTCCTGGTGCATCACTGCCACCGCGAGCAGTGGCCGGTGGCCGGGCCGGTGCTCGGCCGGCTCGGCTGGTTCGTCGAGTCGACGCTGTCGCCGCGGGTGAACCGGCGCAACCAGTACGTCACGGTGTCGCTGCCGTCCGCCCGCGACCTGGTCGCCCTTGGCGTCGACGGCGCCCAGATCGCCGTGGTGCGCAACGGCCTCGACCGGGCTCCGGCGCAGTCGCTGTCGGGCCCGCGGTCGGCCGCGCCGCGGGTGGTGGTGCTGTCGCGGCTGGTGCCGCACAAGCAGATCGAGGACGCCCTGGAGGCGG
This genomic window contains:
- a CDS encoding glycosyltransferase family 4 protein yields the protein MSSLRSVLLLCWRDTGHPQGGGSEAYLQRIGAQLAASGVAVTLRTARYSGAARREVVDGVRITRAGGRYTVYIFALLAMAAARLGVGPLRKVRPDVVIDTQNGLPFLARLIYGRRVVVLVHHCHREQWPVAGPVLGRLGWFVESTLSPRVNRRNQYVTVSLPSARDLVALGVDGAQIAVVRNGLDRAPAQSLSGPRSAAPRVVVLSRLVPHKQIEDALEAVARLLPRTPGLHLDIVGDGWWRERLVEHVQRLGISSAVTFHGHVDDVTKHHVLQGAWVHLLPSRKEGWGLAVVEAAQHRVPTIGYRSSGGLSDSIVDEVTGILVDSHAELVDRLDELLADPVLREQLGAKAHTRSGEFSWAQSADAMCGVLEAVQAGRTVSGLVTGRG